In Amycolatopsis jiangsuensis, the following proteins share a genomic window:
- a CDS encoding magnesium chelatase subunit D family protein, translated as MKPYPFTAVVGMPDLRLALVLSSISPAVGGVLVRGEKGTAKSTMVRALAGLLPGVDAVDGCRFSCDPVTPDPLCPDGPHASGASAHRRPARLVELPVGAAEDRVVGSLNLEKALAEGVTDYQPGLLAAAHRGLLYVDEVNLLHDHLVDTLLDAAAMGRATVEREGVSVSHAARFVLIGTMNPEEGELRPQLLDRFGLTVEVVSSRDPEQRVEVVRRRLAYEADPDGFAGAYADADAALAVEIEAAQRLLPSVKLPDAALRQIAEVCASFEVDGMRADIVTARTAVAHAAWAGREEVTTEDIRVAARLALPHRRRRNPFDAPGISEDQLEQALSDAQLPEGPDDDSPGPQDGGPGPDGDGPDDGGSGPEDSGPEDSGPDGGGSDGGSNDGDPVGGSQQSDSGEQGEPPAPSENRQPPQPPENDQPPQPGEGSGSVPQNTVGAGDTFRARVFRVKGTGEGERGRRSRAITDSGRTIGVQPASVRAGRPHLLATIRAAAPHQRVRGRSGTGLRMRPGDLRFALREGHEGNLVLFCVDASGSMGARARMREVKTAVLSLLLDAYQRRDKVGLVTFRGDAAELALPPTISVEAAAARLEGLPTGGRTPLAEGLVEAARVLRVESIRDPRRRPLLVLVTDGRATSGADAVARAQAAAGLLADVTTVVMDCETGRMRLGLAAELAGHLGAEHVPLTDVAAESLTSAVRERTGRAA; from the coding sequence TTGAAGCCCTATCCGTTCACCGCCGTCGTCGGAATGCCGGATCTCCGGCTGGCGCTCGTGCTGTCCTCGATCTCGCCCGCTGTCGGCGGCGTGCTGGTGCGAGGGGAGAAGGGCACCGCGAAGTCGACCATGGTGCGTGCGCTGGCCGGGTTGCTGCCCGGCGTCGACGCGGTGGACGGCTGCCGCTTCTCCTGTGACCCGGTGACGCCGGACCCGCTGTGTCCCGATGGCCCGCACGCGTCCGGCGCGTCCGCGCACCGCCGGCCGGCGCGGCTTGTCGAGCTGCCCGTCGGCGCGGCGGAGGACCGGGTCGTCGGCTCGCTGAACCTGGAGAAGGCGCTGGCCGAAGGCGTCACTGACTACCAGCCGGGCCTGCTCGCCGCCGCGCACCGCGGGTTGCTGTACGTCGACGAAGTCAATCTCCTGCACGACCACCTCGTGGACACGCTGCTCGACGCCGCCGCGATGGGCCGCGCGACCGTCGAGCGCGAAGGCGTCTCGGTCTCGCATGCCGCGCGGTTCGTGCTGATCGGCACCATGAACCCGGAGGAGGGCGAGCTGCGCCCGCAGCTGCTGGACCGGTTCGGGCTCACCGTCGAGGTCGTTTCCAGTCGCGATCCGGAACAGCGCGTGGAGGTCGTCCGGCGGCGGCTGGCCTACGAGGCGGATCCGGACGGCTTCGCCGGTGCCTACGCCGATGCCGACGCCGCACTGGCCGTGGAAATCGAGGCGGCACAACGACTTCTGCCTTCGGTGAAGCTGCCGGACGCGGCGTTGCGGCAGATCGCCGAGGTCTGCGCGTCGTTCGAGGTCGACGGGATGCGCGCGGACATCGTGACGGCGCGGACCGCGGTGGCGCACGCCGCGTGGGCCGGCCGCGAAGAAGTGACCACAGAGGACATTCGCGTCGCCGCGCGGCTCGCGCTGCCGCACCGGCGGCGGCGGAACCCGTTCGACGCACCGGGGATTTCCGAGGACCAGCTCGAACAGGCGCTGTCGGACGCGCAGCTGCCGGAGGGGCCGGACGACGACAGTCCCGGTCCGCAGGACGGTGGCCCCGGCCCGGACGGCGACGGTCCGGACGACGGCGGATCCGGCCCGGAAGACAGCGGCCCGGAAGACAGTGGTCCGGACGGCGGTGGCTCGGACGGCGGTTCGAACGACGGTGACCCGGTCGGCGGTTCCCAGCAGTCCGACAGTGGCGAGCAGGGCGAACCTCCGGCGCCGTCCGAGAACCGCCAACCTCCGCAGCCGCCCGAGAATGATCAACCTCCGCAGCCGGGCGAGGGGAGTGGTTCGGTACCGCAGAACACTGTCGGTGCCGGCGACACCTTCCGTGCCCGGGTCTTTCGCGTGAAGGGCACCGGCGAAGGCGAGCGCGGCCGCCGGTCGAGGGCGATCACCGACAGCGGCCGGACGATCGGTGTGCAGCCCGCGAGCGTGCGTGCCGGCCGGCCGCATCTGCTCGCGACGATCCGGGCGGCGGCGCCCCACCAGCGTGTCCGTGGCCGCAGCGGCACCGGACTGCGGATGCGGCCGGGTGATCTGCGGTTCGCCCTGCGGGAAGGGCACGAGGGCAACCTGGTGCTGTTCTGCGTGGACGCGTCCGGCTCCATGGGTGCCCGGGCGCGGATGCGTGAGGTGAAGACGGCGGTGCTGTCCCTGCTGCTCGACGCCTACCAGCGGCGGGACAAGGTCGGTCTGGTCACGTTCCGTGGTGACGCGGCCGAGCTGGCCCTTCCGCCGACGATCAGCGTCGAAGCCGCCGCGGCGCGGCTCGAGGGGTTGCCGACGGGCGGGCGCACGCCGCTCGCCGAAGGCCTCGTGGAGGCCGCGCGGGTGCTGCGGGTGGAGTCCATCCGCGACCCGCGGCGGCGGCCGTTGCTCGTGCTCGTCACCGACGGGCGGGCCACCAGCGGCGCCGACGCGGTCGCGCGGGCGCAGGCCGCGGCCGGGCTGCTGGCGGACGTGACCACCGTCGTGATGGACTGCGAGACCGGGCGGATGCGCCTCGGGCTGGCCGCGGAACTCGCCGGACACCTCGGTGCCGAACACGTGCCGCTGACCGACGTCGCGGCCGAGTCCCTGACCTCGGCCGTGCGCGAGCGGACCGGGAGGGCTGCCTGA
- a CDS encoding cobalt-precorrin-6A reductase: MTVLILGGTAEARTLAAQLFERGVTVVSSLAGRVARPRLPVGEVRVGGFGGVEGLTAWLREHSVRAVVDATHPFAERIGANAVRATRVANVPLLRLARPGWQPVEGDRWQWAADIGEAAAMLPSLGTRVFLTSGRQGLAAFAALDALWFLIRCVDPPDSPLPRHHEVLLARGPYEVAGERALMTEHGIDVLVTKDSGGTMTAAKLTAARELGLPVVVVRRPPRLCADETAEVTEAVEWVLSR; encoded by the coding sequence ATGACCGTCCTCATCCTGGGTGGCACAGCCGAAGCCCGAACGCTTGCCGCACAGCTGTTCGAGCGCGGCGTCACGGTGGTCTCTTCGCTGGCCGGCAGAGTCGCACGTCCTCGACTGCCGGTCGGCGAGGTACGCGTAGGCGGCTTTGGTGGCGTCGAAGGGCTGACGGCGTGGCTGAGGGAACACAGCGTGCGCGCAGTCGTGGACGCCACGCATCCGTTCGCCGAACGGATCGGCGCCAACGCCGTCCGCGCAACCCGGGTAGCGAATGTTCCGCTGCTGCGGCTCGCCCGGCCAGGCTGGCAACCGGTGGAGGGCGACCGTTGGCAGTGGGCAGCCGACATCGGCGAAGCAGCGGCGATGCTGCCCAGCCTGGGCACGCGCGTGTTCCTGACCAGCGGACGGCAGGGTCTCGCAGCGTTCGCCGCTCTCGACGCACTGTGGTTCCTGATCCGCTGCGTCGATCCCCCTGATTCACCACTGCCGCGTCACCACGAAGTGCTGCTCGCGCGAGGACCGTACGAGGTCGCCGGTGAGCGCGCGCTGATGACCGAGCACGGCATCGACGTACTGGTGACGAAGGACAGCGGCGGCACGATGACCGCAGCGAAGCTCACCGCTGCGCGAGAGCTGGGCTTGCCGGTTGTCGTAGTGCGTCGTCCACCACGCCTGTGCGCTGACGAGACCGCCGAAGTGACCGAAGCCGTGGAATGGGTACTGAGCCGATGA
- the cobM gene encoding precorrin-4 C(11)-methyltransferase: MTVYFIGAGPGAADLITVRGRDLLARCAVCLYPGSMTPTDLLAYCAPEAEQVDTANLSLDEIAAKLVSAHRAGHDVARLCSGDPSLYSAVAEQARRLETEGVPYELVPGVPAFAASAAVLGRELTVPGIGQSLVITRAQARSTAMPDGETLANFARSGATLALHLAINHIERVTGELAPYYGEDCPAAVVALASQPGETVVRGTLSDIAGQARAAGMTRAATIFVGRVLSAAGFPDSFLYSSTRDRASQPESL; encoded by the coding sequence ATGACCGTCTACTTCATCGGCGCCGGCCCCGGCGCGGCAGATTTGATCACCGTCCGCGGCCGGGATCTCCTCGCGCGCTGCGCCGTCTGCCTGTACCCGGGGAGCATGACGCCTACCGATCTGCTGGCGTACTGCGCACCGGAAGCGGAACAGGTCGACACAGCGAACCTGAGCCTGGACGAGATCGCCGCGAAGCTGGTTTCGGCTCACCGCGCGGGCCACGACGTCGCACGGTTGTGCTCTGGAGACCCCTCGCTGTACAGCGCGGTCGCCGAACAAGCGCGCAGGCTGGAGACCGAAGGCGTTCCGTACGAGCTGGTACCGGGGGTGCCTGCGTTCGCTGCCTCCGCCGCTGTGCTCGGCCGGGAGCTGACCGTGCCCGGGATCGGGCAGAGTCTGGTGATCACACGCGCGCAAGCCCGCTCCACCGCGATGCCGGACGGTGAGACGCTGGCGAACTTCGCGCGCAGCGGCGCCACGCTCGCCCTGCACCTCGCGATCAACCACATCGAACGCGTCACCGGAGAACTCGCGCCGTACTACGGCGAGGACTGCCCGGCCGCCGTGGTCGCGCTGGCCAGCCAGCCCGGCGAGACAGTGGTACGCGGCACGCTCAGCGACATCGCCGGGCAAGCTCGGGCAGCCGGGATGACCCGCGCTGCCACGATCTTCGTCGGCAGGGTCCTCTCCGCGGCCGGATTCCCGGACAGCTTCCTGTACTCGAGCACCCGTGACCGCGCGAGCCAACCGGAGTCACTGTGA
- the cbiE gene encoding precorrin-6y C5,15-methyltransferase (decarboxylating) subunit CbiE has translation MREKSRRPTVVGIGADGWPGLSARAREAVLRADVVLGSPRQLAYLPAEVRTRPWPSPLLPALDGVLGEYDGRQVCVLASGDPLLSGIATTLRDRGYEIEVLPALSSATLARARLGWSFEETEVVTVVGRAADRVARALTPGRKILVLGGSVTELRELLTARGYGKSTLTTLENLGAEDERIADGWTYEPGPLTVFALICHGPRLPLTGLPDDAYEHDGQLTKRDLRVSALSRLAPAPGELLWDVGAGVGSIGIEWSRTHPLNRAVAVERDSSRVERIARNAHALGVPELHVVSGAAPDVLTGLQRPDAVFIGGGLTVPGVLDACLATGARIVAHGVTLEAEHLLATAYRQHGGELQRISVEQARPLGGFTGWTPSRTVTQWSRE, from the coding sequence GTGCGCGAAAAATCACGCCGTCCGACCGTGGTCGGCATCGGAGCCGACGGCTGGCCGGGGCTGTCCGCGCGGGCGCGCGAAGCGGTGCTGAGGGCCGATGTAGTGCTCGGTTCGCCGCGTCAGCTTGCGTACCTGCCAGCAGAGGTGCGTACGCGGCCGTGGCCCAGCCCGTTGCTGCCCGCGCTCGACGGCGTGCTCGGCGAGTACGACGGTCGCCAAGTCTGCGTCCTGGCTAGCGGCGATCCCCTGCTGTCCGGTATCGCCACCACGCTGCGCGACCGCGGCTACGAGATCGAGGTACTGCCGGCGCTGTCGTCCGCGACGCTGGCGCGCGCACGGCTCGGCTGGTCCTTCGAAGAGACGGAAGTAGTCACTGTGGTCGGGCGTGCCGCGGATCGCGTCGCGCGGGCACTTACGCCGGGCCGGAAGATCCTCGTACTCGGCGGCAGCGTGACCGAGCTTCGCGAACTTCTCACCGCGCGTGGCTACGGCAAGTCGACGTTGACCACGTTGGAGAACCTGGGCGCCGAAGACGAGCGAATCGCTGACGGGTGGACGTACGAGCCGGGTCCGCTGACTGTGTTCGCACTGATCTGCCACGGTCCCCGCCTGCCGCTCACTGGACTGCCCGACGACGCGTACGAACACGACGGTCAGCTCACCAAACGCGATCTGCGCGTCTCGGCGCTTTCTCGGCTCGCCCCGGCGCCAGGCGAACTGCTGTGGGACGTCGGCGCGGGCGTGGGCAGCATCGGTATCGAGTGGTCCCGTACGCACCCGCTCAACCGAGCTGTCGCGGTCGAACGTGACTCTTCGCGCGTCGAACGGATCGCGCGCAACGCGCACGCCCTCGGTGTACCCGAGCTGCACGTGGTCAGCGGCGCCGCACCCGACGTGCTGACTGGACTGCAGCGGCCGGACGCCGTATTCATCGGCGGCGGACTGACCGTGCCCGGAGTCCTCGATGCGTGCCTCGCGACCGGCGCGCGCATCGTCGCGCACGGCGTGACGCTGGAGGCCGAACATCTCCTCGCCACGGCGTACCGGCAGCATGGCGGCGAGCTGCAACGAATCAGCGTGGAGCAGGCACGACCGCTCGGCGGGTTCACAGGGTGGACGCCGTCGCGCACCGTAACCCAATGGAGCCGGGAATGA
- a CDS encoding Gfo/Idh/MocA family protein — MTNLRWGLLATGTIAAEFAAGVRQSRHGVLTAVAARSSERAREFATRFGVPNAHGSYEDLLADPEVDAVYIATPHALHAEWAVRAAEAGKHILCEKPLTVTAAEAERVVDAARRHDVFLMEAFMYRLHPQTRRLVELIESGAIGEVRAVDVTFSFDSGANDAARLADPALGGGGILDVGCYCTSLARLVAQAATGTAVAEPSDVTGMARLTGDGVDEFAMGLLRLPGGIIAQLSCGYRLAQDDHIRVYGTAGQLHVSTPAWTHEMRPPGVSTLFLTRGTGEPEVIEVEATEGLFIREADHVARHLADRQSPELTWAETVANMRTLDRWRAAVGYGG; from the coding sequence GTGACGAACCTGCGCTGGGGCCTGCTGGCCACCGGGACGATCGCCGCCGAATTCGCCGCAGGCGTCCGGCAAAGCCGGCACGGCGTCCTCACGGCAGTCGCCGCGCGGTCGTCGGAGCGCGCGCGGGAGTTCGCCACCCGCTTCGGTGTTCCGAATGCCCACGGCAGCTACGAAGACCTCCTCGCCGATCCCGAGGTCGACGCCGTCTACATCGCGACTCCGCACGCCTTGCACGCGGAGTGGGCCGTCCGCGCCGCCGAAGCCGGGAAGCACATCCTGTGCGAGAAGCCGCTCACGGTGACCGCGGCCGAAGCGGAGCGGGTCGTCGACGCCGCCCGGCGCCACGACGTCTTCCTGATGGAAGCGTTCATGTACCGGCTGCACCCGCAGACCCGGCGGCTGGTCGAGCTGATCGAGTCCGGAGCGATCGGCGAGGTCCGCGCAGTGGACGTCACGTTCAGCTTCGATTCCGGGGCGAACGACGCGGCTCGGCTGGCCGACCCGGCGCTCGGCGGCGGTGGGATCCTCGACGTCGGCTGCTACTGCACGTCGCTGGCGCGGCTCGTCGCACAGGCCGCCACCGGCACCGCCGTGGCCGAGCCGTCCGACGTGACCGGCATGGCCAGGCTGACCGGCGACGGCGTGGACGAGTTCGCGATGGGCCTGCTCCGCCTGCCCGGCGGCATCATCGCGCAGCTGTCCTGCGGATACCGGCTCGCACAGGACGATCACATCCGCGTGTACGGCACTGCCGGGCAGCTGCACGTATCCACCCCGGCGTGGACCCACGAGATGCGTCCGCCCGGCGTGTCCACGCTCTTCCTGACCCGCGGTACGGGCGAGCCGGAGGTGATCGAAGTCGAGGCCACCGAAGGGTTGTTCATCCGCGAAGCCGACCACGTCGCCCGGCACCTGGCCGACCGTCAGTCACCAGAACTGACTTGGGCCGAGACCGTCGCCAACATGCGCACGCTCGACCGCTGGCGCGCAGCCGTCGGATACGGCGGATGA